The bacterium genome segment AAATAAGCTACGCAAAGAAATGACTAAAGCTTAAGGCATGTTTATGGAAGTTTGTTTTAAAAGCAAGACAAATGAAGGGTTATCACTTCAGGAGGCAACGACCTGTATTGAATTATATCGTGGATTTTATGTGTAAAGAATTAAAGTTAGTCATTGAAGTAGATGGATTGACTCATCACAATGAGAAGACAGTGGAGAAGGATAAGAGGTAGGAGAAGGATTTAATAGAAGCAGGATTTATAGAGTATTGAGATTTGCGGATGATGAGGTATTAAATCACATAGAAGATGTGA includes the following:
- a CDS encoding DUF559 domain-containing protein produces the protein MKGYHFRRQRPVLNYIVDFMCKELKLVIEVDGLTHHNEKTVEKDKR